From the genome of Pedobacter sp. MC2016-14, one region includes:
- a CDS encoding phosphatase PAP2 family protein, translating into MPKDLPTRQPFITAKNLLITTAISLFYLLLSRIMVGYKSDQLVLVAIFNGCFYISVATRKFILGFSIFIVYWILFDYMKAFPNYLFHSVSIEELYNLEKHMFGIHLNGTILTPNEYWKVNSNTFIDVLSGFFYLMWIPVPLAFAAFMFFKNRKQFLLFSFTFVLVNLLGFIVYYAYPAAPPWYVQLHGFKFHAHTPGNTGGLIRFDHFFNLPVFQSIYSKGSNVFAAMPSLHSSYPVIVLYYGWKNKLGALNVFFFVVMIGIWFTAVYTSHHYVLDVLAGITTACIGILLFNWLSTKTKLRVLIDNMFKAIS; encoded by the coding sequence ATGCCCAAAGATTTGCCTACACGGCAGCCCTTTATAACGGCTAAAAATTTACTTATTACCACTGCAATTTCTCTTTTTTACCTGCTACTGTCAAGAATAATGGTGGGGTATAAGTCAGATCAGCTGGTGTTGGTTGCCATTTTTAACGGCTGTTTTTATATTTCTGTGGCAACCCGTAAGTTCATTTTAGGCTTTTCTATCTTTATCGTTTACTGGATATTGTTTGATTACATGAAGGCTTTTCCAAATTACCTGTTTCACAGCGTAAGCATAGAAGAGTTGTATAACCTGGAAAAACACATGTTCGGGATTCACCTTAACGGTACCATACTTACTCCAAATGAATACTGGAAAGTAAATAGTAATACTTTTATAGATGTGCTGAGTGGATTTTTTTATTTAATGTGGATCCCGGTACCATTGGCTTTCGCCGCTTTCATGTTTTTTAAAAACCGCAAGCAGTTTCTGCTTTTCTCCTTCACATTTGTACTGGTAAACCTTCTGGGCTTCATCGTTTATTACGCCTATCCAGCAGCACCACCCTGGTATGTGCAACTGCATGGATTTAAGTTTCATGCACATACCCCAGGCAATACAGGCGGCTTAATTCGTTTTGACCACTTTTTTAACCTGCCTGTATTTCAATCCATATACAGTAAGGGCTCTAATGTGTTTGCAGCCATGCCTTCCTTACATTCCTCTTATCCGGTAATTGTACTTTACTACGGATGGAAAAATAAATTAGGTGCATTAAATGTGTTTTTTTTCGTAGTCATGATAGGGATTTGGTTTACGGCAGTATATACCAGCCATCACTATGTGCTGGATGTTTTAGCTGGTATCACTACAGCTTGCATCGGCATCTTGCTTTTTAACTGGTTAAGTACCAAAACTAAATTACGGGTCTTAATTGATAACATGTTTAAGGCAATTTCCTGA
- a CDS encoding aminotransferase class I/II-fold pyridoxal phosphate-dependent enzyme, whose product MRKKLHDRIASFQDASAIKKKGLYPYFRSIESAQDTEVIIDGKKVLMFGSNSYLGLTNHPKIKEAAKLAIDKYGTGCAGSRFLNGTLDIHLELERRLAAYVGKESAVLFSTGFQVNLGVISCLLDRNDYLILDEYDHASIIDGSRLSFSRSIKYAHNDMEDLRKKLSRLPEDSAKLIVADGIFSMEGDLVNLPEIVKIADEFGANIMMDDAHSLGVIGFNGSGTASHFNLNDKVDLIMGTFSKSLASLGGFIAGTEETIEYIKHRARSLMFSASMPPSAVASVIAALDIIESEPERIDKLWDNTNYAKKLLLDAGFDIGHTDSPIIPVYIRDNDKTFLITNILHNNGIFVNPVVSPAVPSDSSLIRFSLMATHSFSQIDEAVEKLTAAFKEVEVQLTPAKVNI is encoded by the coding sequence ATGCGTAAAAAACTACATGATAGGATTGCATCTTTTCAAGATGCGTCTGCAATCAAGAAAAAAGGCTTATACCCATATTTTCGTTCTATCGAATCTGCTCAGGATACTGAGGTGATTATAGATGGAAAGAAAGTATTGATGTTTGGTTCAAACTCCTATCTCGGATTAACCAACCACCCAAAAATTAAGGAAGCTGCGAAGCTTGCAATTGATAAATATGGAACTGGTTGCGCTGGATCACGCTTTTTAAATGGTACGCTGGATATTCATCTTGAACTGGAAAGAAGACTTGCTGCTTACGTAGGTAAAGAGTCTGCAGTGCTTTTTAGTACTGGATTTCAAGTTAATCTGGGTGTGATTTCTTGTCTGCTGGACAGAAATGATTACCTGATACTTGATGAGTATGACCATGCCTCTATTATTGATGGAAGTCGCCTCTCATTTTCGCGTTCTATTAAATATGCGCACAATGACATGGAAGATTTGCGTAAAAAATTGAGCAGACTCCCTGAAGACTCCGCTAAGCTTATTGTTGCTGATGGTATTTTTAGTATGGAGGGTGATCTTGTTAATCTTCCTGAAATTGTAAAGATAGCCGATGAATTTGGTGCTAATATTATGATGGACGATGCACACAGTTTAGGTGTTATCGGTTTTAATGGTTCTGGGACGGCTTCGCATTTTAACCTTAATGATAAGGTAGACCTGATCATGGGTACATTTAGTAAATCCCTTGCATCGCTTGGTGGTTTTATTGCCGGTACAGAGGAAACTATAGAATATATTAAACATCGTGCACGTTCTTTAATGTTTAGTGCAAGTATGCCTCCATCAGCTGTTGCCAGTGTAATCGCTGCACTTGATATTATTGAATCTGAACCGGAAAGAATTGATAAGCTTTGGGACAATACAAACTATGCTAAAAAGTTGCTTTTAGATGCTGGTTTTGATATTGGACATACTGATAGCCCGATTATTCCTGTTTACATCAGAGATAACGATAAAACATTCCTGATTACAAATATTTTGCACAACAATGGGATTTTTGTAAATCCGGTTGTTTCACCTGCAGTTCCTTCAGATTCTTCGCTGATCAGGTTTTCTTTGATGGCTACCCACTCTTTTTCGCAAATTGATGAGGCTGTTGAAAAATTGACCGCGGCTTTTAAAGAAGTTGAAGTTCAACTTACGCCAGCTAAGGTTAACATATGA
- a CDS encoding GtrA family protein gives MATFVKAQVASLSASIIDFLTTLVCTQVLSIWYVVGSALGTTAGGIVNFAMGRNWVFESTERKVSHQAIRYILVWVGNLLLTTGGVFIVTHYLHLNYLLSKIIVTCTVGVSYNYLMQKKFVFI, from the coding sequence GTGGCCACTTTTGTAAAGGCTCAGGTCGCCTCACTTTCGGCCTCAATTATTGACTTTCTTACCACATTAGTCTGTACGCAGGTTCTAAGTATCTGGTATGTAGTGGGTAGTGCGCTAGGTACAACGGCCGGCGGCATTGTGAATTTTGCAATGGGACGCAACTGGGTATTTGAATCTACGGAACGCAAAGTTAGCCATCAGGCCATAAGATACATCTTAGTATGGGTTGGTAATTTGTTGCTTACCACAGGTGGCGTATTTATAGTTACCCATTATCTTCATTTAAATTATTTGCTTTCAAAAATCATAGTTACCTGCACCGTAGGGGTTAGTTACAATTACCTGATGCAGAAAAAATTTGTATTTATATAG
- a CDS encoding DUF4833 domain-containing protein has translation MQTLTFRDRIQQGIYVVINPFVKGLIKIGLTPNAVTTIGLFLNIGVAVIFIFGAEKTNRGDMSFVGWGGALVLFAGLFDMLDGQVARLGNMSSKFGAMYDSVLDRYSEMILFLGICYYLVSHHYFLSSLFAFIALIGSMMVSYTRARAEGLGVQCKGGLMQRPERVITIGVCALACGIAGHYIGGGYKIYIPGISFHVFETMSIFTIPITIMAIMTNITAVNRLREAKKALDGEDLKEKNNSALNKTVLVAGLIVAVLLNFGTTNLVMAQADQSNPSPVKFPTPKGIQHQLFYLQRDPNTNTIICELNVDAKGMVNKAEPVLVYWIRYNDKSEKQDLGYIQRKFAYGIHSEAIGNDQYKLNFVSYKKFPMYLMKSDQDKKYHVYVTANNKKIQLERIFLRIEGGTFWVPNVKYVELKGLNPVNNTPITERIKV, from the coding sequence ATGCAAACATTAACATTTCGTGATCGTATACAGCAAGGCATATATGTGGTAATTAATCCATTTGTAAAGGGGTTGATTAAAATTGGGCTTACGCCAAATGCAGTAACTACTATAGGCTTATTTTTAAATATCGGCGTAGCTGTAATCTTTATTTTTGGTGCAGAGAAAACCAACCGGGGCGATATGTCTTTTGTGGGATGGGGCGGAGCACTGGTGTTATTTGCCGGCTTATTTGATATGCTGGACGGGCAGGTGGCGCGTTTGGGAAACATGAGTTCTAAGTTTGGTGCCATGTATGACTCTGTGCTGGACCGTTATAGCGAAATGATTCTTTTTTTGGGGATTTGCTACTACCTGGTATCTCATCATTACTTTTTAAGTTCTCTTTTTGCTTTTATTGCATTAATAGGTTCTATGATGGTAAGTTATACCCGTGCAAGGGCAGAGGGGCTGGGTGTACAATGTAAAGGTGGATTGATGCAGCGGCCGGAACGTGTAATTACAATTGGGGTATGTGCATTGGCTTGCGGAATTGCAGGTCATTATATTGGCGGCGGTTACAAAATCTATATCCCCGGTATTTCTTTTCATGTTTTTGAAACGATGTCTATTTTTACCATCCCAATTACCATAATGGCGATCATGACCAATATTACTGCGGTGAATAGGTTAAGGGAAGCAAAAAAGGCATTGGATGGTGAAGATCTTAAGGAGAAGAACAATAGTGCATTGAATAAAACAGTATTGGTTGCGGGATTGATTGTGGCTGTGTTGCTAAACTTTGGGACTACCAATTTAGTAATGGCACAAGCTGATCAAAGCAACCCATCTCCTGTAAAATTTCCAACGCCTAAGGGCATACAGCACCAACTTTTTTACCTGCAGCGGGATCCCAATACAAATACCATCATTTGCGAGTTAAATGTGGATGCAAAAGGCATGGTTAATAAAGCAGAACCTGTGCTGGTTTATTGGATTAGATATAACGATAAAAGCGAAAAGCAGGACCTTGGCTATATCCAAAGAAAATTTGCCTACGGAATTCATTCTGAAGCTATCGGAAATGACCAATATAAGCTTAATTTTGTATCCTATAAAAAATTCCCGATGTACCTCATGAAGTCTGACCAGGATAAAAAATATCATGTGTATGTTACTGCCAATAACAAGAAGATCCAGTTAGAACGGATATTTCTGAGGATAGAAGGGGGCACGTTTTGGGTGCCAAATGTTAAATATGTTGAATTAAAGGGATTAAACCCTGTAAATAATACGCCAATTACCGAACGTATAAAAGTATAA
- a CDS encoding sterol desaturase family protein, which yields MKKNFISNSSESIRMFKSGFLESLSKVSFYVPLIVYIPVIVYLCWLSLVQNHMNILSFIGYLACGLFIWSFTEYVMHRYVFHFYPTSSWGKKIHFIFHGVHHDYPNDAKRLVMPPSASIPLALAFYFLFDYLLPDNTNYAFFIGFIGGYLFYDMTHYALHHANFKSGFWKKLKHHHMLHHYSDSTKGYGVSSDFWDKILGSNFLKK from the coding sequence ATGAAAAAGAATTTTATTTCCAACTCTTCTGAATCCATTAGAATGTTCAAGAGTGGTTTTCTGGAAAGTTTATCAAAAGTTAGTTTTTACGTACCCCTAATTGTATATATACCAGTAATTGTTTATTTGTGCTGGTTATCGCTGGTACAAAACCACATGAATATACTGAGCTTTATTGGCTATCTTGCTTGTGGTTTATTTATCTGGAGTTTTACAGAATATGTGATGCACCGTTACGTATTTCATTTTTACCCTACTTCATCATGGGGAAAAAAGATTCACTTTATTTTTCATGGTGTGCACCACGATTATCCAAATGATGCCAAACGACTGGTGATGCCACCATCGGCAAGTATTCCGCTGGCACTGGCATTTTACTTTCTATTTGATTATCTGTTGCCTGATAACACCAATTACGCTTTTTTTATTGGCTTTATAGGAGGCTATCTTTTTTACGACATGACGCATTATGCCCTGCATCATGCTAATTTTAAAAGTGGGTTCTGGAAAAAGCTGAAACACCACCATATGCTACACCATTATTCAGATTCTACAAAAGGCTATGGGGTAAGTTCAGATTTTTGGGATAAAATACTGGGTTCAAATTTTCTAAAAAAATAA
- a CDS encoding phosphatidylglycerophosphatase A, with protein MLFHKITSTSLGIGYIGKGAGTVAAAATCLVWYFMSYFNPGTADNYLYSLVITAFITGLGIWSGNIVETIWGKDHQRVVIDEVAGMCITLLWIPVTLSNVLAGLVLFRFFDIVKPLYIKRLEALPGGWGVMFDDVLAGVYANIVLHFILIFNIL; from the coding sequence ATGTTGTTCCATAAAATCACATCAACCAGCCTTGGTATAGGATATATCGGTAAAGGGGCAGGAACTGTAGCTGCAGCAGCTACATGTTTGGTTTGGTATTTTATGTCCTATTTTAATCCTGGAACAGCAGACAATTATCTTTATTCGCTGGTTATAACAGCTTTTATAACAGGGCTGGGCATTTGGTCTGGAAATATTGTTGAAACAATTTGGGGCAAAGATCATCAAAGAGTAGTAATAGATGAAGTTGCTGGTATGTGTATAACCCTGTTGTGGATTCCTGTAACGTTAAGTAATGTGCTTGCAGGACTTGTACTTTTCAGATTTTTTGACATTGTTAAACCATTATATATTAAACGCCTTGAAGCACTGCCCGGAGGTTGGGGAGTGATGTTTGATGATGTGCTTGCCGGCGTTTATGCGAACATCGTATTACATTTTATTTTAATATTTAATATACTATAG
- a CDS encoding RNA polymerase sigma factor: MDNDQILFREIIKGLGSRDNKIQERIYKLYWGYLMGVAMRYLQDRDTAKEVVNDSFIKAFKNMYDFKHDDVLDDFKKTFKSWLARITARTALDRIRSNKTMLSYVDEYTEHPTNHVYVDDKLHVEDILKLLHRLPDLHKTVFNLYEIEGFSHDEIAKMIHIPESSSRTYLTRAKQKLRELYKKNMEC, translated from the coding sequence GTGGATAATGATCAGATACTATTCCGGGAAATTATTAAGGGCCTGGGAAGCCGTGATAATAAAATACAGGAGCGGATCTATAAGCTTTACTGGGGCTATCTTATGGGGGTTGCTATGCGGTACCTTCAAGACAGGGATACCGCTAAGGAGGTTGTAAATGATAGTTTTATAAAAGCATTTAAGAACATGTACGATTTTAAGCACGATGATGTGCTGGATGATTTTAAGAAAACATTTAAATCTTGGTTAGCCAGAATTACGGCCAGGACAGCGCTGGACCGGATCAGATCAAATAAAACTATGCTAAGTTATGTTGATGAATACACGGAGCATCCTACAAATCATGTATATGTTGATGATAAGCTACATGTAGAGGATATTTTAAAGCTTTTGCACCGTTTGCCTGATTTACATAAAACCGTCTTTAATTTATATGAGATTGAGGGCTTTAGTCACGATGAGATTGCTAAAATGATACATATCCCTGAAAGTTCAAGCAGAACGTATTTAACCAGGGCAAAACAAAAGTTAAGGGAGCTGTATAAAAAAAATATGGAGTGCTGA
- a CDS encoding DUF5686 and carboxypeptidase-like regulatory domain-containing protein produces MKNQLKKIYFLVFVLPLFALQSYAQQTLISGVVTDAADKDPVPYATVLFKGTDIKTRTDADGKYTISTSEKYDQLQVSYVGYKTSYVAVEPGKSQILNIRLQSEAQSLTEVTITSNKRPAYRNKNNPAVELIRKVIENRAKNQNKNYDQVEYQQYEQMVFSLSNLSDKFKNKRIFKNYQFLFEEQDSTKIGGKLTLPVYMEEKVSQNYLQKSPEKKKTILTGDKHVNYDSKFIDTKGLSKYFERMYADINIYESNISLVSNQFLSPIADASPTFYKFFITDTIKDHQPNLIELSFIPRNNTDLLFEGKMYITMDGNYAVQDAYLTVNKNVNLNFVRALEAKLDFEKNPDGRYHLSKTNLVIDFGISKNKGGGFTGQRTVSIRDYKINQPQADTLFAGPSMVIAPKAEEQSDLFWSVQRDSSVLANTNIYKNIDTLQTIPSFKRTADLVTLLFAGYKNFGPFEVGPVNTFYSFNNVEGFRLRLGGRTTPELSKRYYFETYGAYGFKDEKWKYFFSGTYSLNNKSIYAFPQNYIRGSFQRDTKIPGQDLQFVQEDNFLLSFKRGQNNTLLYNDFYKINYVKEFENHFSYEVIARKWTQSPAGSLYYRNTVNNALNTVDQITTSELSLNLRYAPNEKFYQGKIYRVPIIDKYPIYTLRYTAGIKGVLGGEYDFHSLVGRFDKRFYLSQLGYSDVTLEGGNIFGKVPFPLMSIHRANQTYSYQLDSYNLMNFLEFVSDHYASVNIDHSFNGFFFNKIPLIKKLKLRETMSFKALYGGIRSENDPANDPSLLAFPSNSAGVASTYTLEKTPYIEGSVGISNIFKVLRVDLVKRFNYLDHPEVSEYGIRARVKFDF; encoded by the coding sequence ATGAAAAATCAACTCAAAAAAATATACTTTCTGGTATTCGTTTTGCCGTTGTTTGCTTTGCAAAGTTACGCTCAGCAAACCCTGATCTCTGGGGTTGTTACTGATGCCGCCGATAAAGATCCCGTTCCATATGCTACGGTATTGTTTAAGGGAACTGACATTAAAACAAGGACAGATGCAGATGGGAAGTACACCATTTCTACAAGTGAAAAATATGATCAGCTCCAGGTAAGTTACGTAGGCTATAAGACCTCGTACGTTGCGGTTGAACCAGGTAAAAGTCAAATCTTAAACATCAGACTTCAATCTGAAGCTCAAAGTCTTACTGAAGTAACGATAACTTCTAACAAACGTCCGGCTTATAGAAATAAAAACAATCCGGCGGTAGAACTGATCAGGAAGGTAATTGAAAACAGGGCTAAAAACCAGAACAAGAACTACGATCAGGTAGAGTATCAGCAATATGAGCAGATGGTTTTCTCGTTAAGTAATTTATCTGATAAATTTAAAAATAAAAGGATCTTTAAAAATTATCAGTTTCTTTTTGAGGAGCAGGATTCTACAAAGATTGGTGGTAAGCTAACCCTTCCTGTATATATGGAAGAGAAGGTTTCTCAAAATTATCTTCAAAAATCTCCTGAAAAAAAGAAAACCATTTTAACAGGAGATAAGCATGTAAATTATGACAGCAAATTTATTGATACCAAAGGTTTAAGTAAATACTTTGAACGGATGTATGCTGATATCAATATCTATGAAAGTAACATTTCGCTGGTTAGTAATCAATTTTTGAGTCCTATTGCAGATGCATCTCCAACCTTTTATAAATTTTTTATTACAGATACCATAAAGGATCATCAGCCTAATCTAATAGAGCTTTCTTTTATTCCGAGAAATAATACAGATCTTTTGTTTGAAGGTAAGATGTATATTACCATGGACGGAAACTATGCCGTTCAGGATGCCTACCTTACCGTGAATAAAAATGTGAACCTTAATTTTGTACGTGCCTTGGAGGCGAAATTAGATTTTGAAAAAAATCCGGACGGGCGCTATCATTTGTCAAAAACAAATTTGGTTATCGATTTTGGGATCAGTAAAAATAAAGGGGGTGGTTTTACTGGGCAGCGTACGGTATCTATTAGAGACTATAAGATCAACCAGCCGCAGGCTGATACTTTATTTGCTGGCCCTAGTATGGTTATTGCACCAAAGGCTGAAGAACAGTCAGATCTGTTCTGGAGTGTTCAGCGGGATTCAAGCGTGCTTGCAAATACTAATATTTACAAGAACATTGATACTTTGCAAACCATTCCATCTTTTAAAAGAACTGCAGATTTGGTAACGCTCCTGTTTGCGGGATATAAAAACTTTGGTCCATTTGAAGTTGGACCAGTAAATACTTTTTACAGTTTCAACAATGTTGAAGGATTTCGTCTTAGACTGGGTGGAAGAACCACTCCGGAATTGAGCAAACGCTATTATTTTGAAACCTATGGCGCTTATGGATTTAAAGATGAGAAATGGAAATACTTTTTTAGTGGTACCTATTCGCTGAATAACAAATCTATTTATGCATTTCCGCAAAATTACATTAGGGGAAGTTTCCAGCGGGATACAAAAATTCCGGGACAGGATTTGCAGTTTGTGCAGGAAGATAACTTCTTGTTGTCTTTTAAACGCGGACAAAACAATACTTTATTGTATAACGACTTCTATAAAATAAACTATGTTAAAGAGTTTGAAAATCATTTTTCTTATGAAGTGATTGCCCGTAAGTGGACACAAAGCCCTGCAGGTTCTTTATATTATAGAAACACGGTAAATAATGCATTAAATACAGTTGATCAGATTACAACTTCTGAATTGAGCTTAAACTTACGTTATGCACCTAATGAGAAATTTTACCAGGGTAAAATATACAGAGTTCCGATTATTGATAAGTATCCAATTTATACGTTGAGGTATACTGCCGGAATTAAAGGTGTTTTAGGTGGAGAATATGACTTTCATAGTTTGGTAGGGCGTTTTGATAAGCGTTTTTACTTATCGCAACTTGGCTATTCAGATGTTACTTTAGAAGGAGGAAATATTTTTGGTAAGGTGCCATTCCCTTTAATGAGCATTCACCGTGCCAACCAAACATACTCTTATCAACTGGATTCTTATAACCTGATGAACTTTTTGGAGTTTGTTAGTGATCATTATGCCAGCGTAAACATAGATCATAGCTTTAATGGTTTCTTTTTCAATAAAATTCCATTGATAAAAAAGCTAAAACTACGTGAAACGATGTCGTTTAAAGCATTATACGGAGGAATAAGATCAGAGAATGATCCTGCAAATGACCCTTCATTATTGGCTTTTCCATCAAATAGTGCTGGCGTAGCCTCTACTTATACCCTCGAAAAAACACCTTATATTGAAGGTAGTGTTGGGATAAGTAACATTTTTAAAGTTTTACGTGTAGATTTGGTAAAACGTTTCAATTATCTGGATCATCCTGAGGTATCTGAATATGGTATCAGGGCGAGGGTAAAATTTGATTTTTAA